One window from the genome of Fulvivirga lutea encodes:
- a CDS encoding LytR/AlgR family response regulator transcription factor, translated as MSKLLNRRSLLYLFATLTLLIIFDASQQKFYVDTFQLSKDAIPFSEFFLNHLTRWLIWLLFAIPVLILSHKMFQSEYPDLKQLSHFKWIGLSLSSTLFAILPITILSIFGEKNASISFLPERFIFFIYQKGITFLLAYLAVILFVKMAAQSKMIEAQWVELENLKHGKGERKILVKHGDYTKPLPFKDICWIQADDYCVRIHTTDKSYYLRKSMKFLEKQLKPHGFVRVHRGALLNLDFIDSLHFESSKVKLSNEKVVKISKSGEQALKQVLDKVSL; from the coding sequence ATGTCTAAGTTATTAAATCGTAGATCATTACTCTATTTATTTGCTACACTTACGTTGCTCATAATATTTGATGCCTCACAACAAAAGTTTTATGTAGATACTTTCCAGCTGAGTAAGGATGCTATCCCATTTTCAGAATTCTTCTTAAATCATTTAACCAGATGGCTGATTTGGCTATTATTTGCTATTCCTGTATTGATTTTAAGTCATAAAATGTTTCAGTCTGAATATCCAGATCTCAAGCAGTTAAGCCATTTTAAATGGATTGGTTTAAGCCTTTCTTCAACATTATTTGCAATTCTTCCTATCACCATATTATCCATTTTTGGTGAGAAAAATGCGAGTATTTCATTTCTGCCTGAAAGATTTATATTCTTTATCTACCAAAAAGGCATTACGTTTCTACTTGCCTATTTAGCGGTAATTTTATTTGTTAAAATGGCTGCTCAATCCAAAATGATAGAAGCTCAATGGGTTGAATTAGAAAACTTAAAACATGGAAAAGGAGAGCGCAAAATATTGGTGAAGCATGGTGATTACACCAAACCATTGCCTTTTAAAGATATCTGTTGGATTCAGGCAGATGACTACTGCGTAAGAATTCATACCACAGACAAAAGCTACTACTTAAGAAAATCGATGAAGTTTCTGGAAAAACAACTTAAACCTCATGGGTTTGTCAGGGTTCACCGCGGAGCACTTTTAAACCTTGATTTTATTGATAGCCTCCATTTTGAAAGCTCAAAAGTAAAGCTGTCTAATGAGAAAGTAGTTAAAATTTCAAAATCAGGTGAGCAGGCATTAAAGCAAGTTTTGGATAAAGTTAGTCTATAG